In one Pseudomonas purpurea genomic region, the following are encoded:
- a CDS encoding PepSY-associated TM helix domain-containing protein, translating to MKSKTIRRWSFVHTWTSLICTVFLLMLALTGLPLIFHHEIDHLLGDAPQLRTMPADTPQLNLQQLVVKAEAHRPGDVMQYLAWDEDDKNGVIAIMARTAGTEPNSSHTFMLDARTGEALEVPSANGGLMLFILRLHVDMFAGLAGKLLLAFMGILFVVAIVSGTVLYLPFMRRQTFATVRHDKSTRLRWLDLHNLIGVVTLTWALVVGVTGVISACADLIIAAWRNESLSAMIEPYRDAPPLTQLAPASRLLDIAAEVAPDMQPDFIAFPGTRFSSEHHYAVFMKGSTHLTSHLLTPVLIDASTLQVTAIAERPWYMDAMGMSQPLHFGDYGGMPMKILWAVLDGLTIIVLGSGVYLWVVRRKAAAKPVSAQEGATS from the coding sequence ATGAAAAGCAAAACCATCCGCCGCTGGTCCTTCGTCCACACCTGGACCAGCCTGATCTGCACGGTGTTCCTGCTGATGCTGGCGCTGACCGGCCTGCCGCTGATCTTTCATCACGAGATCGATCACCTGCTGGGCGACGCGCCGCAACTGCGAACGATGCCAGCCGACACCCCGCAACTGAACCTGCAGCAACTGGTCGTGAAGGCCGAGGCCCATCGCCCCGGCGACGTCATGCAATACCTGGCCTGGGATGAGGACGACAAGAACGGCGTGATCGCGATCATGGCCAGGACCGCCGGCACCGAACCCAATTCTTCCCACACCTTCATGCTCGATGCCCGCACCGGCGAGGCACTGGAAGTGCCGTCGGCGAACGGTGGCCTGATGCTGTTCATCCTGCGCCTGCACGTGGACATGTTTGCCGGGCTGGCGGGCAAACTGCTGCTGGCGTTCATGGGGATTTTGTTTGTGGTCGCGATTGTTTCCGGAACGGTGCTCTACCTGCCGTTCATGCGTCGGCAGACCTTCGCCACCGTGCGCCACGACAAATCCACCCGCCTGCGCTGGCTCGACCTGCACAACCTGATCGGCGTGGTCACCCTGACCTGGGCCCTGGTAGTGGGCGTGACCGGGGTGATCAGCGCCTGCGCCGACCTGATCATCGCGGCGTGGCGCAACGAAAGCCTGAGCGCGATGATCGAACCCTACCGTGACGCGCCGCCGCTGACCCAATTGGCGCCGGCCAGCCGTTTGCTCGACATCGCCGCCGAAGTCGCCCCGGACATGCAGCCGGACTTCATTGCGTTCCCCGGCACGCGGTTCTCCAGCGAACACCATTACGCGGTGTTCATGAAAGGCAGTACCCACCTGACCTCGCACCTGCTGACGCCGGTCCTGATCGACGCCAGCACCTTGCAGGTCACGGCCATCGCCGAACGGCCGTGGTACATGGACGCCATGGGCATGTCACAACCGCTGCATTTCGGTGATTACGGCGGCATGCCGATGAAAATCCTCTGGGCGGTGCTGGATGGGCTGACCATCATCGTGCTCGGCAGCGGCGTGTATTTGTGGGTCGTGCGTCGCAAGGCCGCCGCCAAACCGGTGAGTGCGCAAGAGGGAGCGACGTCATGA
- a CDS encoding TonB-dependent siderophore receptor, with protein MSRSLDTLLRPSLLAVAIALCTPLASSPLIAAEQASSVRAYNLPAAPLASTLNQIASQAGLALSLNPSLASGKTSAPVNGQFDAAGALREALHGTGLQLEQSSAGTFSLVAVPEGALALPATSILGQENSESAWGPVDGYVATRTASGTKTDTALREVPRSISIATREQMNDRAVQNLDDAVRYMPGVVASSYGSDSRAEWLKVRGFEPTQFLDGLPLPKGTYTMPKLETWDLERVALLRGPASSVYGQTPPGGLLDMVSRRPEAISGHEVQVQVGSYQRKQISFDSTGPIDDEGQFLYRVSGVVRDSNTAIDHNEDKRYNIAPSLTWNIDEDTKLTFLSQFNRDDTGITSQFLPLQGTKLSTPAGEVKYHKNLGDPSWEFYDKTYYALGYAFEHRLNDVWQFRQNLRYTKSDLSFQGITAGGSFWPNKPDQAVSDDGTVRRGANIVDEDISQFAVDNHFQADFNTGAIAHTLLLGLDHQRVNTNYKWLFGEAPTSNIIKPVYGQDFSKVNYFAYNDYNQKRQGTGVYLQDQMALDNWRLTLGGRQDWLHTDTTFYNIANDPRDTRDDHAFTGNAALSYVLDSGFTPYISYAESFQAEGGGNAKGQAFEPSTGQQYELGIKYQPPGTDMLLTAAVYDLTRKNIVLTDSLGVSRPLGEAQVRGFELEAVGNVTDNLKLTAAYTYANSKMTKVGDPQDKNRPLTLTPENQASVWADYTWHTGVLEGFGLGFGVRYIGETDNIAPGNLSYVSKKSDGHTDAYTVYDAAVHYDLGRLDNSLKGASVAINANNVFDKEYLSTCDGFYCYYGDRRNVMASVNYKW; from the coding sequence ATGTCCCGCTCGCTAGACACCTTGTTGCGCCCCAGCCTGTTGGCTGTGGCCATTGCCCTGTGCACCCCGCTGGCCAGCAGCCCGCTGATCGCCGCCGAACAGGCGTCCAGCGTGCGCGCCTACAACCTGCCGGCCGCCCCGTTGGCCAGCACCCTGAACCAGATCGCCAGCCAGGCCGGCCTCGCCCTGAGCCTCAACCCGTCGCTGGCCTCGGGCAAAACCTCGGCGCCAGTCAACGGCCAGTTCGACGCCGCCGGCGCCCTGCGTGAAGCACTGCATGGCACCGGCCTGCAACTGGAACAAAGCAGTGCCGGCACCTTCAGCCTGGTCGCCGTGCCCGAGGGCGCGTTGGCCCTGCCGGCCACCAGCATCCTGGGTCAGGAAAACAGCGAAAGCGCCTGGGGGCCGGTGGACGGCTACGTCGCCACCCGCACCGCTTCCGGGACCAAGACCGATACCGCGCTGCGTGAAGTGCCGCGTTCGATTTCAATCGCCACCCGCGAGCAGATGAATGACCGCGCCGTGCAGAACCTCGACGACGCCGTGCGCTACATGCCCGGCGTGGTCGCCAGCAGCTACGGCAGCGACAGCCGCGCCGAATGGCTGAAAGTACGCGGCTTTGAACCGACCCAGTTCCTCGACGGGTTGCCGCTACCCAAGGGCACCTACACCATGCCCAAGCTCGAAACCTGGGACCTGGAACGCGTGGCACTGCTGCGTGGCCCGGCGTCGTCGGTCTACGGCCAAACCCCGCCCGGCGGCTTGCTGGACATGGTCAGCCGTCGCCCGGAAGCCATCAGCGGCCATGAAGTGCAAGTGCAGGTCGGCAGCTACCAGCGCAAGCAAATCAGTTTCGACAGCACCGGCCCCATCGATGATGAAGGCCAGTTCCTGTACCGCGTCAGCGGCGTGGTCCGCGACAGCAACACCGCCATCGACCACAACGAAGACAAACGCTACAACATCGCGCCGAGCCTGACCTGGAACATCGACGAAGACACCAAGCTGACGTTCCTCAGCCAGTTCAATCGCGACGATACCGGCATCACCAGCCAGTTCCTGCCGTTGCAAGGCACCAAGCTGTCGACACCGGCCGGCGAAGTGAAGTACCACAAGAACCTCGGCGACCCGAGCTGGGAGTTCTACGACAAGACCTATTACGCGCTCGGTTATGCCTTCGAACATCGCCTGAACGATGTTTGGCAGTTCCGTCAGAACCTGCGCTACACCAAAAGCGACCTATCCTTCCAGGGCATTACCGCGGGTGGCAGCTTCTGGCCGAACAAGCCGGACCAGGCGGTCAGCGATGACGGCACCGTGCGTCGCGGCGCCAACATCGTCGACGAAGACATCAGCCAGTTCGCCGTGGACAACCACTTCCAGGCGGACTTCAACACCGGCGCAATCGCCCACACCCTGTTGCTGGGCCTGGATCACCAACGGGTCAACACCAATTACAAATGGCTGTTCGGCGAGGCCCCGACCAGCAACATCATCAAACCGGTGTATGGCCAGGACTTCAGCAAGGTCAACTACTTCGCCTACAACGACTACAACCAGAAACGCCAGGGCACCGGCGTCTACCTCCAGGACCAGATGGCCCTGGACAACTGGCGCCTGACCCTCGGCGGTCGTCAGGACTGGCTGCACACCGACACCACGTTCTACAACATCGCCAATGACCCGCGCGACACTCGCGACGACCACGCGTTTACTGGCAACGCGGCCCTCAGCTATGTCCTTGATTCGGGCTTCACACCGTACATCTCCTACGCCGAGTCGTTCCAGGCAGAAGGTGGCGGCAACGCCAAGGGCCAGGCATTCGAACCGAGCACCGGCCAGCAATACGAACTGGGCATCAAGTACCAACCGCCCGGCACCGACATGCTGTTGACCGCCGCCGTGTACGACCTGACGCGCAAAAACATCGTGCTGACCGACAGCCTTGGCGTCAGCCGGCCACTGGGCGAAGCGCAAGTGCGCGGTTTTGAACTGGAAGCCGTGGGGAACGTCACCGACAACCTCAAGCTCACCGCCGCCTACACCTACGCCAACAGCAAAATGACCAAGGTCGGCGACCCGCAGGACAAAAACCGTCCGTTGACACTGACCCCGGAAAACCAGGCATCGGTCTGGGCTGACTACACCTGGCACACCGGCGTACTGGAGGGTTTCGGCCTGGGCTTTGGCGTGCGTTACATCGGCGAGACCGACAACATTGCGCCGGGCAACCTGAGCTACGTCAGCAAGAAGTCCGACGGTCATACCGACGCCTACACCGTCTACGATGCCGCCGTGCATTACGACCTCGGTCGCCTGGACAACTCGCTCAAGGGTGCCAGTGTCGCCATCAACGCCAACAACGTGTTCGACAAGGAATACCTGTCCACCTGCGACGGTTTCTACTGCTACTACGGCGACCGTCGTAACGTGATGGCCAGCGTCAACTACAAGTGGTGA